The Alicyclobacillus macrosporangiidus CPP55 genome segment AGACGGAGGTCGCGGTCAACGCGCCGAAGGCCGTGGACATCCATCCGCCCGACAGCATGCCGGCCATGGAACCCAGGTTGACCGCAGCCTGCAACAGGGCCGCACCGCGCCCCCGGAATTCTGCGGGCGTGATGGTGATGAACAGACTGCTGACGGGAACGTTGACGAGGGCGTTCAGGATACCCGTGGCCATCATCCATCCGTAGATGGGGGCAAGACCGAAGGAAAAACGCAACAGGTTGAGTCCGAGGACCGCGATGCAGCTGATCCCCAGCAATCCGCAGGTGGTCATCAGGGTGGTGCTGGGACGTAGGCGCTTCAGTACAGCCGGTGCCAACAGGGCGCCGACAATGGTTCCGGCCGCAAACACACTCTCCATCAAACCGAAATGGACTTTCGGAACTTGGAACGTCTGCAGGAGCACCACATTGTAGGTGGTATTAAAGGCACCCGCAGCCAGGGTCACCGGGATGAACAACAGCAGCAGGAAGCGCAGCGCAGGCACATGGACCACTTGCCGGACCCCGGATCGCAGAGCCTCGAGGTACGACTCTTTCTCCGCCGCGGCGATATCCACCCCTTTGCCCACGTGAAGGGATGCGATGAGCGCGGCCGACAGCAGGAATGTGCCTGCGTCGATGAGAAAGATGAGCGGTACGTCGTGGATGGCGAGCAGCGTGCCGCCGACGGCAGGCCCAGCGATGCGCATCGCGGACCAGGTGCTTTGGGAGATCGCCTGGGCCTCGGGGACATGGGCTTCGCCGACCACCTGTGGGATGACTGCGGATCTTGCGGGCGTGAACAACGCGGTGCCCAGACCATGCAGCGCCACCAACACGACCAGGGCCACCGGGTGCTGTACACAGGGGATCATCGCAATGACCACGCAGAGGCGATAGAGATCGGCGCACACCATCAAACGCTTCCGCGGCAGTCGATCCGCCAGCGGACCGAAAAAAGGGCCAAACACGGCTGTGGGCAACAGTTGAGCAAACAGAACACAACCGACCACCCAGGCATGGTTGGAACCCAGCGCGACGAGCACGACGATGGCCAGATCCGTGACGCCATCCCCGAACTGCGAAACCACTTGAGCCAGCCACAGTTTCCGGAAGTCCTTCTGGCGGAGCAGGTTCATGGTCGCACCCCGCAAAATCGTCATCGACCGTTAAAATGTATTTTAACGGTCGACAACAGTTTACCTGTGCTGGAGCGCAACTGCAACTTCATCGATCTAACATTCATTTCCGGATCGTTATAATAGTACAAGAAGGATAGGGGCATCTTGTGGCCGCCCGGCGCGCAGGCCCGCCCGGCCACCTCACGGACAAGGAGGGATCCCTCGCGTGAAAGGGCGCGATCTGGTCTTGGAGGCATTTTATCGCTACGGCGTCAGGCACGTGTTCGGAAACCCCGGCACGACGGAGCTGCCGTTGATGGACGGGTTGGCGGAGCGCAGCGAAATCGAATACATCCTGGCGCTGCACGAGGACATCGCGGTCGGGATGGCGGCCGGGTACGCGCAGGTGACGGGCCGGCCGGCGGTGGTCAATCTGCACGTGACGCCGGGGCTCGCCCACGGCCTCGGCAACCTGTATGACGCCTGGCGGGCGGGCGTTCCGCTGGTGGTCACCGCGGGGCAACACGACAGCCGGCTGGCGCTGCAGGAGCCCGCCCTGGCGGGGGACCTGGTGCGCATGGCGGCGCCGTTCACGAAGTGGGCGTACGAGGTGCGCAAACCGGAGGAGTTGCCCCTCGCCTTGCACCGGGCCTTCAAGACGGCCATGGCCGAACCGAGCGGCCCCGTCTTCCTCGCCTTGCCGTCGGACGTGATGCTGGCCGAGGCCGAGGGGGAGCCGTGGCCGCTGACCGAGGTGATCCAACGGGGGCGGCCGGACGAGGCCACCGTCAACCGGTTGGCCGAGTGGTTGGTGGCGGCGCGGGCCCCTGTGTTGGTGGTGGGCGATCGCGCGGCCCGCACGCAGGCCATCCCTGCCCTGGTGCGCCTCGCCGAAGCGCTGGCGCTGCCCGTGTACATCGAGCACCAGAGCGCCGGGCTCGGTTTCCCGTACCGGCATCCCCTGTGCTTCGGCCGATGCCTGCCCAACGGCCCGTTCTACCGCCGCATCTTCGCCGACAAGGACCTGGTGGTGTGGTTCGGGGTGACCAGCCAGGCGCCGCTCCTCTACGATCCGCACCCGCTCGTCCCCGACGGCACCCGCGTCGTGCACGTGGATTGCGATCCGTGGGAGATCGCCAAAAACCGCCCCGCGGACCTGGCGCTGCAGGCGGACCTGGCCGGGGCGGCCGAGGCGATCGCGCAGGCCGTCGCGGCCCGTCTGGCTCAGGACCCCGAGGCCCGGCGGCGGGTGGAGGCGAGGCGGGCCGAGGTGGAGGCGCGGAGGCGGGAGCGGGATCGACAGCGGCAGGAGGAGGTGGAAGCCGGACGCCACCAGCGCCCGGTCTCCGGCGCGTACGTCGCGGCCGTGCTCGGGGAGCTGTTGGCGGAGGACGCCATCGTGATCGACGAATCCGTCACCTCCGGCCGGTTCGTGCACGGCCACCTGCCCCTGCACGATCCGCGCGGGCTCATCGCCCTCAAAGGCGGCGGCCTCGGCTACGGCCTGCCGGCCGCCCTCGGCGCCCAGCTCGCCGCCCCCGGGCGGCAGGTGGTGGCGTGCATCGGGGACGGATCGGCCCTGTACTACATCCAGGCCTTGTGGACGGCGGTCAAGTACCACCTGCCGGTGCGCTTTTTCATCTTCAACAACGCCAGTTACATGATCCTCAAAGGCGGCCTGCAGCGGATGGGCGGCCCCGCGGCGCGGCGGGGCGTCTACCCGGGCATGGACCTTCTCCCGGAGGTCGACTTCGTTGCGGTGGCCCAGGCCTTCGGCGTGCCCGGCGTTCGCCTGGACGATCCGGACGCGGTCCGTCCGGTGCTCTCCGAGGCGCTGGCGGCAGACGGCCCGGTGCTGGTGGACATCGCCCTCGACCGCGAGGTGCGCCCGTATCTGGAGTGAGCGGGCGTCCCGTCACAGCGCGAGATGTTTCATCCACGCTTGTGCTATCGCCAGTTCGGCCTGGGTCAAGCCGTGTCCGGCGTTCTGCCAGTGCAGCGTGACCGCCGCGCCTGCCTGTTTGAGCAGTTTCGCCAACCGGTTGCTGTTGTCCGGTGGGACAATGGGATCGTGCCTTCCGGACAGCAGCAGGACGGGTTTCCCGTGAAGGTCCGGAAGGGTCTCGGGTTCAAGCGGGACCATCGCCCGGAACAACACCGCCGCCGACAGAACGCTTGGCTCCAGCAGGAGCAAACTGGCCGCGATGTTGGACCCGTTGGAATAGCCCACCGCCACCAGCCGGGAGGGATTCAGAGCGTACACCCGGGTGGCTTCCTCAAGGAACCGAGCCAGCTCGTGCGTGCGGAAGATGAGATCCTGTTCGTCGAACACGCCCTCCGCGAGTCGGCGAAAGAATCGGGGGGCCGTTCCTTCAAGGACCTTGCCCCGAATCCCCAACATCGCCGCGTCAGGGGCCAGGAACTGTCCGAGGGGGATCAGGTCTTCCTCGTTGCCGCCCGTTCCGTGTAAGAGTACCAGCGTGATCGCGTCATCCCCTGCGCGGGACGGGGTAAACTTGTGGATGAAGTCCACCTGCCTCACCTCGCCACGGCGGGGGATTGAACGGGTGGCAACTTGGCTTCCAACTGTGCGCGGGACGACTCCAGCCATTTCGGCAGCTTCAAATCCGTGCCCAGGGTTTCAACCGGTTCGTCAATTGCAAATCCCGGCGGATCGGTGGCGAGTTCGAACAGCACGCCGCCTGGTTCACGAAAATAGATCGACTTGAAATAGTTGCGATCGCGCACCTCGGTCACGCGCATCCCGGCCTTCGTGAGCCTGGACTGCCACCGGAGAAGCTCGTCCTCGTCGCCCACGCGCCATGCGACATGGTGAACGGTTCCGATGGAATTTCTCCCGTACGGGGCGTCTTCCTGATGAATGACGTCTACGATGGTTCCGGCTCCGCCTTCGCCCACCTCATACCGGTGACGCCGCCCGGCCTGTTCCAGCAAACGAAATCCCATCACATCCCTCAGAAGCGCGGAGGTCGGCGCGTGGTTTCTGACTTTTATCGTCACAGCGTAGAACCCTCGAATGGTGTGCTCCCCGGGCACCGGCCCATCGGCCCATCCCGGCCGCGAATCGGCCCCTTCATGGGCGACCAATTCCAGGGCGACGCCATCGGGATCGCGAAACGAGATGACCTGTCTTTGCTGCGATCGTTCTTCCGGCCCGCTGAATGACACGCCATGCTCCTTCATCCGCTCGGTCCAGAATCCAACCGACTCTGGACGAATGGAAAACGAGGTCACCGTCGCCTGACCGGCTCCGCTCGTTCCCCACGGACCTTCCCCGAACGGGAAAAATGTCATGATGGTTCCGGGATTGCCGATGGTGTCCCCGTAATAAAAGTGATACACATCCGGTGCATCAAAGTTCACCGTTTTTTTCACCAACCGGAGTCCCAGAACACCCACGTAAAAATCCACGTTCTTCTGTGCGTCACCCGCCAGGGCAGTGACGTGATGAATCCCCAGAATGCCTTGACTCACGTTTGCTCAGCTCCCTTCGCCGGATGGAAGCCACACGTCCGGGCCCCATCCGCATCCATAAGGTGTCCGCGGGACCTGCCGGGTTTTCGCGTGTGCGCCATCTGCTTTATCTAACCGTAAATAACAATAGTATAGTAACTTTACTTTGTCAATGCACTTTAATATGGGAAGAATGGCGGGCGCTGCTCCGTCGCCGGTCTGTCTTATGAAAGGGAAAGGCGGGCCCGTCCCGAGCCCGCCAATCAAACCATGTCTTCACTCAAACCGCAGCGCGTCAATCGGTTTCAGATTCGCCGCCTTGCGCGCAGGGTACACGCCGAACACAATCCCGATCACCACCGAGAACACCACGCCCAGCCCCGCCGCCACCGGCGAGAACAGGTTGCCCGCATTCATCAGCCGGCCCGCCACCAGCGCGCCGATCCCGCCGATCGCCACGCCCATCAGCGCACCCGCCACGCTCAGCGTCAGCGACTCCAGCAGGAACTGGAACAAAATCACGCCCTTCTTCGCGCCGATGGCCTTGCGGATGCCGATCTCGCGCGTGCGCTCCGTCACCGACACCAGCATGATGTTCATGATGCCGATGCCGCCGACCAGCAGCGAGATCGCAGAAATGCCGTCCAGGAGAAGCGTCAGCATCTGCGTGATGTTGCCCAGGGTGTTGAGCACCGTGGTCTGGTTCAGGATGTTGAAGTCGTCCGCCATGCCCGCCTTCAACTGGTGGGCCACGCGCAGCGTCGACTCGATTTCCAGCTGCGCACGGTACATGACGTCAGGCGACTTGGCCGACGCGACAATCTGGTTGATCCGGTTGTTGCCCGTCAGCAGGCTCGTCTCCGTGGTGTACGGGATGTTGATCATGTCGTCCGCGCTGGCCAACCCGTTCGCGCCCTGCGGCGCCGCGACGCCGATGACCTCAAACGGGATGCTCTGAATCAGGATGGTCTCGCCCACCGGGTTGCGTCCTCCGAAGAGCGTCTGCGCCACCGAGCTGCCCAGCACCGCCACGTGCGACGCCGAGATCACATCCTGAGCCATCAGATAGCGGCCCTGTTGTATCGTCACGTTGCGGATGGCCGCATACGAGTCGTTCGTGCCCACGATGGACGTGTTGGTGTTGTTCGATCCGTAGACCACCTGGGCATTCGTCGTCACCACCGGGGAGGCGTAGGCGACGTCCGGGTCCTGATCCAGGATCTGCTGCACGTCGCCCGCCGTCATCGTCGTCGCGCTGCCCACTCCCTGGCTGATGCCGCGCGACTGGGCCGATCCGCGCATCACCGTCAGCACGTTCGATCCCAGGCTCTCCACCGACCTCGTCACGCCGTTTTTCGTCCCCAGTCCGATGGCCGAGCTCAGGATGACCGCCATCACGCCGATGATGATGCCGAGCATGGTGAGGAAGGATCGAAGTTTGTTCGCCCGGAGGCTGCGCCACGCCACCCGGATAATCTCAATCGCCACGCCGCGCCACCTCCTGTTCCGCAGGGGCGTCGGCCGCGGCGCCGGCTTCCACCGTGCTGGCGGCCGTCGCTTCCGCCGCAGCCCCAGCCTCCCCCGGGCCAGCGCCCACCACCTCGTCCGCCTCCACACGGCCGTCGCGGAAGCGGACAATCCGCTTCGCCCGCCGGCCGACGTCCGGCTCGTGGGTCACCAGCACAATCGTGTTGCCCTGTTCGTGCAGCTCCTCGAACAATCCCAGGATGTCCTCCGTCGTGCGGCTGTCCAGCGCCCCTGTGGGCTCGTCGGCCAACAGAAGGACCGGGTGGTTGACGAGTGCCCGCGCGATCGACACCCGCTGTTGCTGCCCGCCCGACAGCTCGTTCGGCCGGTTGTGCATCCGATTCTCCAACCCCACCCGCGCCAGGGCCTCCATCGCTCGCTCCCGCCGCTCGCGGGGGGCACCCCGGCGTACAGCATCGGCAGCTCCACGTTCTCCAGCGCCGTCATGCGCGGCAGCAGGTTGAAGTTCTGGAACACGAACCCGATCTTCTGGTTTCGCAGCTCCGCGAGCTGGTCCTCCGACAGGGCCGACACGTCGTACCCGTCCAACACGTACCGGCCCGAGGTCGGCACGTCCAGGCAGCCGATCATGTTCATCATCGTCGACTTCCCGGATCCCGACGGCCCCATGATGGCGACGAATTCGCCCCGCTCGATGGTCAGGTTCACCCCGTTCAGGGCGCGGATCACCTGTCCGCCGATCACGTACTCGCGCACCAGGTCGCGGATCTCAATCAGGCTCATCAGCCGCGTCCGCCCCCTCCGCCGCGCGCGCCACCGCCTGCGAATCCGCCGCCACCGCCGCCGAACCCGCCGAGGCCGAACCCGAAGCCGCGCCCGCTGCTCGCCGCCTGCGCCTGGGCCTGTGCCGTCTGCTCAGGCAGCACCAGGACAATCTGTTCACCCTCCTGCAGCCCCGCCGTGATCTCGACCGTGTTCGATCCCATCAGGCCAATCTGCACCGGCTGGAAGTAGGTGCCCGGCGGGATGAGGCTGTTGCCGTTGCCGTTCGATCGCGCCCCGGACCCGGACCGCCCGCCGGCGTTCCCGTTGTCGGCGCGACCGCTTGCGCCGCTCGCGCCTGCGGACCCGGTCGATCCGTTCGCACCCCCGAATCCACCGGCACCTCCGCCGAAGCCTCCGGAGCCGCCCGCGGCCCCCGATCCGCCGAATCCGCTGGCCTCGCCAGTGCTGTTCCCGGACCCGCCGAAGCCGCGGCGTCCGCCGCCATAGCCGCCACCAAAGCCGGAGCCGTTCTCGGCCGCACCTGAGCCGTTGGCACCCCGCGTCGCATTGCCGCCGGCTCGCCCGGCCGGTGTCCCGACCACGTACACGCCCTCGAAGTTGCCCATCTGGTGGAGCGCGATAGCGGGCACCGTCAGCACGTGGGTCTTCTGCGCCGTCGTGATGATGGCGCTCGCCGTCATGCCCGGCTTCAGCTTGCCCGAGCTGTTGTCCACCGTCGCGATCACCGTGTACTGGGTGACGTTCTGCGTCACCTGCGGCGTAGGGTACACCTCGACGACGGTGCCCTGGAACGTGTCGTTCGGGTACGCCGGCACCGTGATGGTCACCGATTGGCCCGGCTGCACGGAGCCAATCTGCGACTCGCTCACGCTGAGGCTCGCCTGCAGGTCGTGGGAGTTGAGGTCTTGGATGACAATGACCGACGAGGAAGAGGCGCTCGACGACGAGCCGCCCGACGTCGAACCGGGCTTTTGCCCCACCGTCGCATTGACCGCTGTCACCACGCCGTCAATCGGCGCCGTCAGCTGCGTCTGCTGAAGTGCCAGCTGCGCCTGCTCCACCTGAGCTTGAGCGTTCGCCACCGCCGCCTGATCCGACGCGAGGGTCGCGTTGTTTGCGGGCTGTTGATCGTTTTGCAGCGTGAGCTGCGCTTGCTTCAAGGCCTGTTCTGCATTGGTAACCGCGTTTTTCGCGTTGTCAAGGGCTTGCTGCGCGCTCGTCCGGTCGTTGAACTGCTGTTGCGCCAATTGTAAGTTCTGCTGGGCTTCGTTCAATTGTTCTTGGTATTTCTGTTGATCGTTGTTCAGTTGTGCTTGGTCCGCTGCGATCTTTTGTTGGTCATTGTCGACCGCCTGTTGGGCGCTCTGAATGGCGGTATAGGCCGTGTTCAGCGCCTGATATTCGGTCTGAGCTGTGTTCATCACCGACTGGTACGGGTTGGACCCTGTGTATCCCGCCTTCTGCCAATTGATGTACAAGCTCTGTGCGCTCTCGTAGGCCTGATACGCCTGCTGAACCTGTTCTTTGGTGACGTTGCCGTATTGAGCAATGGTGTCCTGAAGCGCTTGTTGATCTTTCTGAAGTGTGGCCTGGTCGTTGGCCAACGTGCGTTTGTCGTTGTCCAGCGTCATGTTCAGGTTCTGCTGTGCTACCGTAACCGCATTCTGTGCGTTTTGCAGCTGCGTCATGTCGCTGGTGCGGTCATTGTACGCCGCCAGCTGATTTTGATAGGCCTGCTGCGCTTGCTGAAGGGCTGTTTGCGCCTTCTCCACGTTCAACTTGTCCATGGCAATCTGCGCGCTGCTGGCCCCCTGTTGATCCTGAGCCAATCGCGCCTGAGCCGACGCGAGGCTCGCCTGGGCCTGTTGCAGCTGGATCTTCGCACTGGAATCGTCAATACGGGCCAGTACCTGCCCTTTTTTCACCTTGTCTCCAACTTTTACGTTCACCGCCGTGACCACCGCCGAACCGGTGGAGCCTTGAAAATCCAGATCGACCTCGCTCGGTGCCTGGATGGTGCCGGTTGCGGACACCGTCTGCGTGATGGACCCATACCGAACCGTGTACAGTTGGTACGCCGACGCCGCGTTTGTGGCACGCAGCCGGTGAATGGTCAGCGGAATGCCTGTTCCGAGCACCACGACCAGTGCAATGCCGCCATATAGCCATTTTCGCCGGGACTTTCGCCGCGGCTTGAGCTCCAATGAGCGGGTCTCCATGTTCACGCTCAATTCTGCTTCCTCCCTCTCTGGTATTGCAATCAGCCCGCCCTGGCAAGCGGAAGGGCACCTCGTGCCGCAGCAGTGAGCAGTCACCCGATCAACATTTTAATCTGTAAACCACCGTCTCTAGCTGAAAGTTGGCTGAAAGTTTATGAGGCAAACGCGGGTTTGGATAGGGCAGCTCGTTGTTTTCGCAGCCGCGTGCTCTTCGTGGCCGCCCTTCCCGGGACGGAAGGCGGGTCCAACGGGCGCGCCAACCAAAGATGATATTGCCCGATCGGTCTCCAGGCCCCATCCTCAGCGCGGGCACCCTGCGTACCGCCCGTGCCGTCGCTGACCGTAAGCCAGGTTCTCGTACAAAAGCCCCATGTTCAACAGCCTTCGCCTGCGATGGGGCGGCAGGTTAAACCAGCTCCTCTTACAAAATCGGCGCCCGAGGCTCGTCCGGGTGTGCCATTAATACGAAAACCTGGCTCTCATGGCGGCGGAGCAGCTGTCGGCCCCGGCTGAGACCCCACTTTAACCGGCGAAATCGGATAATCGCTTTGGGTCATTTGGGACATAAGAAATCAAGAACCCGTCACTAGACGGGCAATGAGTGGCTATGTTCGTGAAGCCATTCCGCAATCTCCTCAAGCCCCGCTTGTCCATTAGCTACGCGCATGCAAAACGCATAGCCATCGTCTTGGTCCACAACCAAGTGAAAGCCGTTCAGGTACAAGAAGGTCCAGGCGCAAAGGAATGCCGTACGTTTGTTACCATCCACGAAGAATTGTCGCGTGGCGAAACCTTCAAGGTACACCGCAGCCTTAAGAAATAAGCCAGGATACAATTCCGACCCATATATCTCCATCTTGGGCTTCTGGGCCATGAATTCAATCGCTCCTGGCTCATGTTCGCCGGGCACACCGCCGTATCGTTCAATGGCCTCGGCGTGAATTTGACGAATATCATCGGCCGAAAGGTATTGAATCAACTCTTTGACAGCCTCCGGAGCAGGCTGTCATTTTCTTTGCAGGCCTGCTCCACAATCCTTCGAATCGGCGTATTGCGCACCTTAGGCTGCTCCTTGGTGTTCAGAGACATGGAATCGTCTCCTTCCTTCACCAGCTACACCTCCCAGAACAGCTTTGACATATATATGCCAAGCTCATTCAGGGAGTGTGTATCCATTGTACCCGCAATTTTATAAGAGGTCTATCATACATTACCTATGGGCTCTACCGAACTACATTCGCCATCCGCTCCTCAGGTATAGAGCCGTCGCTCATCAACTCGCGCAGGCGATCAAACGTCTCGCAGGTCAGGCATTGCCCAAGCATCCGCGGGCTAGGTCCTGATGAGGCGTTCTCTTCTTGTCCAGCCTTCCACATGCAGTACTAAGGCGGGCCCGTCCGGGTCGGCCGAACAAATGATAGTGAAAATGATAGTGACCGGCCCGCCGCGCAGCCTCGTTTAAGGCCTGGACCCGACCCCCTCCGCGTCGTAAACCCGGAGGCCAGCCCCATCCGGGGCACCCCGTCCCCAGAAAGTCGCATATCCCCTACCATTCTTTGGACGCCTCCTCATTGCACCTCTGGCGCAGCGGACGATATAATGACCATGGATAAGAGGGGGTTTACCGGTGAATCTCCCCAATACGTTGACGTTGTTTCGTTTTGTCCTCATCCCGTTATATCTGTGGGCCTTTTACGCGACCGACAGCGAACACAAGGTCGGGGCGCTGCTCATCCTGCTGTTGGCTGGCGCAACCGACGTCCTCGACGGGTACCTCGCCCGCCGGCGCGGGCAGACGACCCAGGCCGGACAGCTGCTCGATCCGCTCGCCGACAAATGCATGATGTTGGCGGTGTTTTTTACGTTGATAGAATCGGATCGCGTGCCCTGGCTGGTGGCGGGGCTCTTGCTGCTGCGCGACGCCTCGATGATCCTGGGCGGCACGTTCTTTTATTTTCAGGGGAAACGGGCTGTGCCGAAGGCGAACCGGTGGGGGAAGGCCTCGACCGTCTGCTACTACGTTACCATCTGCGCGGTCATGCTCGCATGGCCGAGCCCCGCTGTGGTGCTCGGCCTGCTGTGGTTCACCGTGATCCTGTCCTACGTCGCGATGCTCATCTATCTCGTCAACATGGAGCTCATCGACGTTCACCGGCGCGTCCTCTGAACGGCGGATGCCGGAGGCGGCGGGGCGGCCGCCCGGTATGTACGCAACCGAAGTTCGCGTTCCCAAGCTGCCTGACCCCGCGAATCCAGCGTGACACACGGTGCTGCGGCCCGTCCGCCGCCGCGCACGCGGCTCCGGCAATCGCCCTCATCGCCCCGGCGCATTCGGTCTGCGGACGAGCCCAACACCTATGCCAACCCCCCGGGCGCGAGTCCCGGTGGGATTGGTCCTATTGTGCGCAGGTGCGCCGGGGATTATAAACACGCACTCACCTTGGAGGGATCCCGATGGAATGGACCTTGCCCCTGTACGCGGAGGACATCCGCAAGATCCTGCCGCATCGTTACCCGCTCTTGCTGGTCGATCGCGTCGTCGCCCTCGAACCGGGCAAATTCGCCGCGGGCATCAAGAACGTGACCGCCAACGAACCTCACTTCAACGGCCATTTCCCGGACTACAACCTGATGCCGGGCGTCCTCATCATGGAGGCGATGGCTCAGCTCGGTGGCATCGCGCTGCTGACCGTGCCGGAGCTGAAGGACAAGCTGCCGATGTTCGCGGGGATCGATCACGCCCGTTTCCGCGGCCAAGTCCGCCCGGGCGACCGCCTGGAGATGGAGACGTACATCGATCGCCTACGTGGCAGCATGGGCAAGGGCCACGGCGTCGCCAAGGTGGACGACAAGGTGGTTGCTGAGGGCGAGATCCTCTTCGCCCTCGGCTGAACGCCATGCGCCCGCGGCCGCCCTGCCGTTTGGCCCCGGGCCGCACCGTACCCTCGGTTGGGCGCCTCGGTCCCCAACGGCTCAATCCGTCTCCCGCAGCGCGGCCCGGAGTTTTCTCAGGCCGCGCTTGCGCCACGTCTTGCACGTCTCCCGGTCCACCCCAAATCGGGCGGCCAGCTCGGGGAGCGTCCAGCCCTCGACGAGCGCCTCAACGCCGATCCGCTCGCGGGGGCTGAGCCCGGCCTGGACGAACAAGATCCGCCATTCCGCCTCCAGGGCCGCTTCGGGCACCCCGGCCCGTCCGCCCGCCAGCGCCGTGGACCCCAAAGCGCTTGCGCCGCCGTCCCCGCGGGCTTGCGCCCGGTCCCACACGGCGTCCCATCCCTCGTCCTCGGGCCCCCCGCCGTCGTACACCCATCGCACCTGCCGCCTCCACTCCCGGCGCATGGCGGAGCGCACATTGCCGCGCACCTTCGCCTGCAGGAAGGCGGGGAAGGGCACCGATCGGCCTGGGTCATAGGCGTACACGGCGGTCATGAGGGCGATGTAGCCTTCCTGCACCGCATCCTCGTACCACACTCCGCGGTAGCGCCGTGCCGCCGCCAACACCACGTTGGAGAACTCCGACACCAACTCGGCCATTGCCAGCGCATCCCCCTGCTGGGCGGCCAACACCTCGGCCACCCAATCCTTTCGCTGCTCCACCTGCACCCGCTCCTGGTGGAGGCCGGCCTCCAAAGATTGCGCGCAGCTTCAGCGTACGGGGGAGAAGAGGCGCGGATCGAAGACAGATATGCTCGCTCCTTTCGATGCCTGACTCGCCAATCACCGATGAATTCCCAACCCTTGTATCGTCAAAATGGACTGACTTCATCACAAGTCTGAAATTCTAAACGTTTATCTTTTAATTCAACGAGGAATCTACTATACTCACTGGTAGGGTTATGAAATTCAGGAAGGCCCGAGAAGGGCGACGAGAGTGGAAGGAGATGGTGAATTCCCGTGTGGCACACGCTTGAACCCGGTGTGCCGGCGT includes the following:
- a CDS encoding thiamine pyrophosphate-binding protein, which gives rise to MKGRDLVLEAFYRYGVRHVFGNPGTTELPLMDGLAERSEIEYILALHEDIAVGMAAGYAQVTGRPAVVNLHVTPGLAHGLGNLYDAWRAGVPLVVTAGQHDSRLALQEPALAGDLVRMAAPFTKWAYEVRKPEELPLALHRAFKTAMAEPSGPVFLALPSDVMLAEAEGEPWPLTEVIQRGRPDEATVNRLAEWLVAARAPVLVVGDRAARTQAIPALVRLAEALALPVYIEHQSAGLGFPYRHPLCFGRCLPNGPFYRRIFADKDLVVWFGVTSQAPLLYDPHPLVPDGTRVVHVDCDPWEIAKNRPADLALQADLAGAAEAIAQAVAARLAQDPEARRRVEARRAEVEARRRERDRQRQEEVEAGRHQRPVSGAYVAAVLGELLAEDAIVIDESVTSGRFVHGHLPLHDPRGLIALKGGGLGYGLPAALGAQLAAPGRQVVACIGDGSALYYIQALWTAVKYHLPVRFFIFNNASYMILKGGLQRMGGPAARRGVYPGMDLLPEVDFVAVAQAFGVPGVRLDDPDAVRPVLSEALAADGPVLVDIALDREVRPYLE
- a CDS encoding ABC transporter permease; translated protein: MAIEIIRVAWRSLRANKLRSFLTMLGIIIGVMAVILSSAIGLGTKNGVTRSVESLGSNVLTVMRGSAQSRGISQGVGSATTMTAGDVQQILDQDPDVAYASPVVTTNAQVVYGSNNTNTSIVGTNDSYAAIRNVTIQQGRYLMAQDVISASHVAVLGSSVAQTLFGGRNPVGETILIQSIPFEVIGVAAPQGANGLASADDMINIPYTTETSLLTGNNRINQIVASAKSPDVMYRAQLEIESTLRVAHQLKAGMADDFNILNQTTVLNTLGNITQMLTLLLDGISAISLLVGGIGIMNIMLVSVTERTREIGIRKAIGAKKGVILFQFLLESLTLSVAGALMGVAIGGIGALVAGRLMNAGNLFSPVAAGLGVVFSVVIGIVFGVYPARKAANLKPIDALRFE
- a CDS encoding alpha/beta hydrolase; translation: MDFIHKFTPSRAGDDAITLVLLHGTGGNEEDLIPLGQFLAPDAAMLGIRGKVLEGTAPRFFRRLAEGVFDEQDLIFRTHELARFLEEATRVYALNPSRLVAVGYSNGSNIAASLLLLEPSVLSAAVLFRAMVPLEPETLPDLHGKPVLLLSGRHDPIVPPDNSNRLAKLLKQAGAAVTLHWQNAGHGLTQAELAIAQAWMKHLAL
- a CDS encoding ring-cleaving dioxygenase, yielding MSQGILGIHHVTALAGDAQKNVDFYVGVLGLRLVKKTVNFDAPDVYHFYYGDTIGNPGTIMTFFPFGEGPWGTSGAGQATVTSFSIRPESVGFWTERMKEHGVSFSGPEERSQQRQVISFRDPDGVALELVAHEGADSRPGWADGPVPGEHTIRGFYAVTIKVRNHAPTSALLRDVMGFRLLEQAGRRHRYEVGEGGAGTIVDVIHQEDAPYGRNSIGTVHHVAWRVGDEDELLRWQSRLTKAGMRVTEVRDRNYFKSIYFREPGGVLFELATDPPGFAIDEPVETLGTDLKLPKWLESSRAQLEAKLPPVQSPAVAR
- a CDS encoding MFS transporter — translated: MNLLRQKDFRKLWLAQVVSQFGDGVTDLAIVVLVALGSNHAWVVGCVLFAQLLPTAVFGPFFGPLADRLPRKRLMVCADLYRLCVVIAMIPCVQHPVALVVLVALHGLGTALFTPARSAVIPQVVGEAHVPEAQAISQSTWSAMRIAGPAVGGTLLAIHDVPLIFLIDAGTFLLSAALIASLHVGKGVDIAAAEKESYLEALRSGVRQVVHVPALRFLLLLFIPVTLAAGAFNTTYNVVLLQTFQVPKVHFGLMESVFAAGTIVGALLAPAVLKRLRPSTTLMTTCGLLGISCIAVLGLNLLRFSFGLAPIYGWMMATGILNALVNVPVSSLFITITPAEFRGRGAALLQAAVNLGSMAGMLSGGWMSTAFGALTATSVSGLMLIMTAVTFPWLKGYKALHAVPSRRRPDETQMKLALSQTGENGHVEAETTP
- a CDS encoding efflux RND transporter periplasmic adaptor subunit codes for the protein MNMETRSLELKPRRKSRRKWLYGGIALVVVLGTGIPLTIHRLRATNAASAYQLYTVRYGSITQTVSATGTIQAPSEVDLDFQGSTGSAVVTAVNVKVGDKVKKGQVLARIDDSSAKIQLQQAQASLASAQARLAQDQQGASSAQIAMDKLNVEKAQTALQQAQQAYQNQLAAYNDRTSDMTQLQNAQNAVTVAQQNLNMTLDNDKRTLANDQATLQKDQQALQDTIAQYGNVTKEQVQQAYQAYESAQSLYINWQKAGYTGSNPYQSVMNTAQTEYQALNTAYTAIQSAQQAVDNDQQKIAADQAQLNNDQQKYQEQLNEAQQNLQLAQQQFNDRTSAQQALDNAKNAVTNAEQALKQAQLTLQNDQQPANNATLASDQAAVANAQAQVEQAQLALQQTQLTAPIDGVVTAVNATVGQKPGSTSGGSSSSASSSSVIVIQDLNSHDLQASLSVSESQIGSVQPGQSVTITVPAYPNDTFQGTVVEVYPTPQVTQNVTQYTVIATVDNSSGKLKPGMTASAIITTAQKTHVLTVPAIALHQMGNFEGVYVVGTPAGRAGGNATRGANGSGAAENGSGFGGGYGGGRRGFGGSGNSTGEASGFGGSGAAGGSGGFGGGAGGFGGANGSTGSAGASGASGRADNGNAGGRSGSGARSNGNGNSLIPPGTYFQPVQIGLMGSNTVEITAGLQEGEQIVLVLPEQTAQAQAQAASSGRGFGFGLGGFGGGGGGFAGGGARGGGGGRG